In one Hymenobacter sp. DG25B genomic region, the following are encoded:
- a CDS encoding glycosyltransferase codes for MRVVIIGPAYPLRGGLATYNERLARAFREAGDEVRLVTFSLQYPNFLFPGQTQFSTEAGPADLDIDVSINSVNPLSWLRVGEKLRREKPDLVIFRFWLPFMGPALGFIARRIRRNRYTRIVAITDNVIPHEKRPGDRPLTRYFLSACHGFVTMSRAVLADLRLLHFKQPARYQPHPLYDNFGPLKSKAEALRALGLDDKFGYLLFFGFIRAYKGLDILLEAFADERLARLPVKLIIAGEFYEDSAPYEELIQKHNLASRLVRATDFIPNEKVVDYFCAADMVVQPYKNATQSGVSQIAYHFERPMLVTDVGGLAELIPNGEVGYVVKPTPKAIADALVDFYENQREAEFTTGVWERKKQFSWSEMVHALKDVAEVRAVG; via the coding sequence ATGAGAGTCGTTATCATCGGTCCTGCCTATCCGTTGCGGGGTGGTTTGGCCACCTACAATGAGCGCCTGGCGCGGGCTTTCCGCGAGGCCGGCGACGAGGTGCGGCTGGTAACGTTTTCCCTGCAGTACCCCAACTTTCTGTTTCCCGGCCAAACGCAGTTTAGCACCGAGGCGGGCCCCGCCGACCTGGATATTGATGTCAGCATTAACTCCGTAAACCCGCTTTCCTGGCTGCGGGTAGGCGAGAAGCTGCGCCGGGAAAAGCCGGATCTGGTGATTTTTCGGTTCTGGCTGCCCTTTATGGGGCCCGCGCTGGGGTTCATTGCCCGCCGCATCCGCCGCAACCGGTACACGCGCATTGTGGCCATTACCGACAACGTAATTCCCCACGAAAAGCGCCCCGGCGACCGGCCCCTCACGCGGTACTTCCTCTCCGCCTGTCACGGCTTTGTCACCATGTCGCGGGCCGTGCTGGCCGATTTGCGCCTGCTGCATTTCAAGCAGCCCGCCCGCTACCAGCCGCATCCGCTCTATGATAACTTCGGCCCCCTGAAATCCAAAGCCGAAGCGCTACGGGCGTTGGGGCTGGATGACAAGTTTGGCTATCTGCTGTTTTTTGGGTTTATCCGCGCTTACAAGGGGCTGGATATATTGCTGGAAGCTTTTGCCGATGAGCGGCTGGCGCGCCTGCCAGTGAAGCTGATAATAGCCGGCGAGTTCTACGAGGACTCCGCACCCTACGAAGAACTCATTCAGAAACATAACCTGGCCAGCCGCCTCGTGCGCGCCACTGATTTCATTCCCAATGAGAAGGTGGTAGACTACTTCTGCGCGGCCGATATGGTGGTGCAGCCCTACAAAAACGCCACCCAAAGCGGTGTCTCGCAGATTGCCTATCACTTTGAGCGGCCCATGCTGGTAACGGACGTGGGCGGCCTGGCCGAGCTGATTCCCAACGGCGAAGTGGGCTACGTGGTAAAGCCCACGCCCAAAGCCATTGCCGATGCGCTGGTAGATTTTTACGAAAACCAGCGCGAGGCCGAGTTTACCACGGGAGTTTGGGAGCGGAAAAAGCAGTTCTCCTGGAGCGAGATGGTGCACGCCCTGAAAGACGTGGCAGAAGTCAGAGCTGTTGGCTGA
- a CDS encoding biosynthetic peptidoglycan transglycosylase produces the protein MTSTTKKRIAIALGSLVVLLALALGIFLLKRQELLQYALRQVKAKVEAKYPVTLALGPARFVDLNTVQIDGVSLVPTARPDTLLQARRINASISLKSLFARRPVFSGLQIDSARLTAHKTATADNYSFLFKKQKTTVKRDTTQGANYGLMVNQLLETVFDNIPGEADFRSFLVTYRSPEHTATITMPRFAIEDGDLQGQLTADIDSVVNRFGLQGHVEPGDYSLTANVYGLDGRPVVMPYVQRRYGARVQFDTVRVSLTGKDLNNDELTVKGTAWARNFVVHHPKLADHDVRFPRAGIDYVATLGKAYAALEKGTKVTLNQMEVFPQLSVRKLPRNKRVIGESNGVKSRDEMLAGLQVKALIESGETPANDFFNALPEGMFSTLEGMQGEGTLTYRLSADLDMNKLDSLKFNSSLKGKNFRITRFGREDLSKLNTPFWYTAYNDKGDSIKTFQVGPPNPKFVPFNQVAPTLKYAILTAEDPRFFTHKGFMEKAFVKSIIQNIKEKRFARGGSTLSMQLVKNVFLTRQKTVTRKIEEALIVWLIENTHISTKERMMEVYLNIIEWGPKIYGVKEAAQFYFDKQPANLSLSESLYLASIIPRPKYYKNGFNQYGEMMSSARYFHRLIAQLMARKGYISQADYEGLGYHLNFNGPARKYIVRAVRDTVRTVSPADSAQFEPLNLIDLLGGGQDEGVNTNVPETTEPPAPPKQ, from the coding sequence GTGACTTCAACTACGAAAAAAAGAATAGCCATTGCCCTGGGTAGCCTGGTGGTGCTGTTAGCATTGGCTTTGGGTATATTTCTTCTCAAGCGCCAGGAGCTGTTGCAGTATGCGCTGCGGCAGGTAAAAGCCAAGGTGGAAGCCAAGTACCCCGTTACGCTGGCCCTGGGCCCAGCCCGGTTTGTGGACCTGAATACCGTGCAGATTGATGGCGTGAGCCTGGTGCCCACGGCCCGCCCTGATACGCTGCTGCAGGCCCGTCGCATCAACGCTTCTATCAGCTTGAAGTCACTGTTTGCCCGGCGCCCCGTGTTTAGCGGCCTGCAGATTGACAGCGCCCGCCTCACGGCGCACAAAACCGCTACGGCGGATAACTACTCCTTCCTCTTCAAAAAACAGAAGACCACCGTGAAGCGGGATACCACGCAGGGCGCTAACTATGGCCTGATGGTAAACCAGCTGCTGGAAACGGTTTTCGACAATATTCCCGGCGAAGCCGACTTCCGCAGCTTTCTGGTGACCTACCGCAGCCCGGAGCATACGGCAACCATCACTATGCCGCGCTTCGCTATTGAAGACGGAGACCTGCAGGGCCAGCTGACGGCGGATATCGACTCCGTGGTGAACCGTTTTGGCCTGCAGGGCCACGTAGAGCCCGGTGATTATTCCCTCACGGCCAATGTATATGGCTTGGATGGGCGCCCGGTGGTGATGCCCTACGTGCAGCGCCGCTACGGAGCCCGGGTTCAGTTTGATACCGTGCGCGTGAGCCTCACGGGCAAAGACCTGAACAATGATGAGCTGACGGTAAAAGGCACGGCCTGGGCGCGCAACTTTGTGGTGCACCACCCCAAGCTGGCCGACCACGATGTGCGCTTCCCCCGCGCCGGCATTGATTATGTAGCCACGCTGGGTAAAGCCTACGCCGCGCTGGAAAAAGGCACTAAAGTAACCCTGAACCAGATGGAAGTTTTCCCCCAGCTGAGCGTGCGTAAGCTGCCCCGCAACAAGCGGGTAATTGGGGAAAGCAATGGCGTGAAGTCGCGGGATGAGATGCTGGCCGGCCTGCAGGTGAAAGCCCTGATTGAGTCCGGCGAAACACCCGCCAACGACTTTTTCAATGCCTTGCCGGAAGGCATGTTCAGCACCCTGGAAGGCATGCAGGGCGAAGGCACCTTGACTTACCGTCTCAGCGCAGATCTGGACATGAATAAGCTGGACAGCCTCAAGTTCAATTCCTCGCTGAAAGGCAAAAACTTCCGGATTACGCGCTTTGGCCGCGAAGACCTGAGCAAGCTGAATACGCCTTTTTGGTACACCGCCTACAATGATAAAGGCGACTCCATTAAGACCTTCCAGGTAGGCCCGCCCAATCCCAAGTTTGTGCCTTTCAATCAGGTAGCACCTACCCTGAAATATGCTATTCTGACGGCAGAAGACCCGCGTTTCTTCACGCACAAAGGCTTTATGGAAAAGGCTTTTGTGAAGTCCATTATTCAGAATATTAAGGAGAAGCGTTTTGCCCGGGGCGGCAGTACGCTTTCTATGCAGCTGGTGAAAAACGTGTTTCTGACCCGTCAGAAAACCGTGACGCGTAAGATTGAAGAAGCGCTGATAGTGTGGCTGATTGAAAACACGCACATCTCCACCAAAGAACGGATGATGGAAGTGTACCTGAACATTATTGAATGGGGCCCCAAGATTTATGGGGTGAAAGAGGCCGCGCAGTTCTATTTCGACAAGCAGCCGGCTAATCTGAGCTTATCCGAAAGCCTGTATCTGGCCAGCATTATTCCACGGCCCAAGTACTATAAAAACGGCTTTAATCAGTACGGGGAGATGATGAGTAGCGCCCGCTACTTCCACCGCCTCATTGCGCAGCTGATGGCCCGCAAAGGCTACATCTCGCAGGCAGACTACGAAGGCCTGGGTTACCACCTGAACTTCAATGGCCCGGCCCGTAAATATATTGTGCGGGCCGTGCGGGACACCGTACGCACCGTATCGCCCGCCGACTCGGCGCAATTTGAGCCGCTCAACCTGATAGACCTGCTGGGCGGCGGCCAGGACGAGGGCGTGAATACCAACGTGCCGGAAACTACGGAGCCACCGGCCCCGCCCAAGCAATAG
- the purB gene encoding adenylosuccinate lyase encodes MSASTDTTSFSALTAVSPLDGRYRRQTAPLAAFFSELALIRYRVLVEVEYFIALRQLPLPQLESISEEVIGALRQIYLDFSAEDAEAVKAHEKVTNHDVKAVEYFLRDKFSSLGLQQYVEFIHFGLTSQDINNTAIPLSLQHAVVKVLLPAYANVRNQLADRATSWATVPMLARTHGQPASPTRLGKEVQVFVARLDAQVDLLAQVPFAAKFGGATGNFNAHHVAYPNIDWHAFGQHFVQDRLGLHRSFPTTQIEHYDHLAALCDGLKRLNTILIDLARDVWQYISMGYFRQTIKAGEVGSSAMPHKVNPIDFENAEGNLGLANAVLEHLAAKLPISRLQRDLTDSTVLRNLGVPLGHTLIALTALQRGLDKLALDEEALRRDLEANWPVVAEAIQTILRRENYPDPYNALKALTRTHGPITQQTISEFIGTLNVSDAVKAELRAITPLNYVGI; translated from the coding sequence ATGTCTGCCTCAACCGATACGACTTCTTTCTCCGCTCTCACCGCCGTTTCGCCGCTGGATGGGCGCTATCGTCGCCAAACAGCGCCGCTGGCCGCCTTCTTTTCTGAGCTGGCCCTGATTCGCTACCGGGTGCTGGTGGAAGTGGAGTACTTTATTGCGCTGCGCCAGCTACCGCTGCCCCAGCTGGAGTCGATTTCCGAGGAAGTTATCGGGGCCCTGCGCCAGATCTACCTTGATTTTTCGGCTGAGGATGCCGAGGCCGTAAAAGCCCACGAAAAGGTAACTAACCACGATGTGAAGGCTGTGGAATACTTCCTGCGGGATAAATTCTCGTCACTGGGCCTACAGCAATACGTGGAGTTCATTCACTTCGGCCTCACTTCCCAGGACATCAACAACACCGCCATTCCGCTCAGCCTGCAGCACGCCGTAGTGAAGGTGCTGCTGCCCGCTTACGCCAACGTCCGCAACCAGCTGGCTGACCGGGCTACCTCCTGGGCCACCGTGCCTATGCTGGCGCGCACCCACGGGCAGCCGGCTTCCCCTACCCGCCTGGGTAAGGAAGTACAGGTATTTGTAGCCCGCCTGGATGCCCAGGTAGATCTACTGGCCCAGGTGCCCTTCGCGGCCAAGTTTGGTGGTGCCACCGGCAATTTCAACGCCCACCACGTAGCTTACCCCAACATCGACTGGCATGCGTTTGGGCAGCATTTCGTGCAGGACCGGCTGGGCCTGCACCGCTCCTTCCCCACCACCCAGATTGAGCACTACGACCACCTAGCCGCCCTCTGCGACGGCCTGAAGCGCCTCAACACCATTCTTATTGATTTGGCGCGGGACGTGTGGCAATACATTTCCATGGGTTATTTCCGCCAGACCATTAAAGCCGGCGAAGTGGGCTCCTCGGCTATGCCGCACAAGGTGAACCCCATCGATTTTGAAAATGCGGAAGGCAACCTGGGTCTGGCCAATGCCGTGCTGGAGCACCTGGCGGCCAAGCTGCCCATCAGCCGCCTGCAGCGCGACCTGACCGATTCCACCGTGCTGCGTAACCTAGGTGTGCCGCTGGGCCATACGCTTATTGCCCTCACGGCTCTGCAGCGCGGCCTGGATAAACTGGCGCTGGACGAGGAAGCCCTCCGCCGCGACCTGGAAGCCAACTGGCCGGTAGTGGCCGAGGCCATCCAGACCATTCTGCGTCGCGAAAACTACCCTGACCCTTATAACGCCCTTAAGGCCCTCACGCGCACGCACGGCCCCATCACGCAGCAAACTATCAGCGAGTTTATCGGCACGCTGAATGTGAGTGATGCGGTGAAAGCGGAGCTGCGCGCTATTACGCCGCTGAACTACGTGGGCATCTAG
- a CDS encoding glycosyltransferase family 2 protein — translation MPQHFPVELSIVIPLLNEAESLPELTRWIHRVLSMHGLTYEVILIDDGSTDASWEVIEDLSQDDIHLRGIRFNRNYGKSAALNVGFKAAVGRVVCTMDADLQDSPEELPDLYQMITHDGYDLVSGWKKKRFDPPSKTIPTKLFNGVTRWISGIQLHDFNCGLKAYNYRVVKAIEVYGEMHRYIPVIAKWAGFRRIGEKVVQHQERKYGVTKFGLERFVYGFLDLLSITFVSRFRKRPMHFFGTVGMLSFLTGILITLWLVGEKVYLASQNLKARDVTDQPLFFLALAAVIVGVQVFVGGFLAEMVQLNGPRKNQYLVRDKLNLE, via the coding sequence TTGCCGCAGCATTTCCCCGTTGAGCTGTCTATTGTTATTCCCCTGCTCAACGAAGCCGAGTCATTGCCGGAACTCACGCGGTGGATTCACCGCGTGCTTTCCATGCATGGGCTCACCTATGAAGTTATTCTGATAGATGATGGCTCTACCGATGCCTCCTGGGAGGTAATCGAGGACCTGTCGCAGGATGACATTCACTTGCGCGGCATTCGCTTCAACCGGAACTACGGTAAGTCGGCGGCCCTGAATGTGGGCTTTAAAGCTGCCGTAGGCCGCGTAGTATGCACCATGGACGCCGACCTGCAGGACTCGCCGGAAGAGCTGCCCGACCTGTACCAGATGATTACCCACGATGGGTACGACCTGGTAAGCGGCTGGAAGAAAAAACGCTTCGACCCGCCCAGCAAAACCATTCCCACTAAGCTCTTTAACGGCGTTACGCGCTGGATTTCCGGCATTCAGCTGCACGACTTTAACTGCGGACTGAAAGCCTACAACTACCGCGTGGTGAAGGCTATTGAAGTGTACGGGGAGATGCACCGCTACATTCCGGTAATTGCCAAATGGGCCGGTTTCCGGCGCATTGGCGAGAAGGTGGTGCAGCACCAGGAGCGCAAATACGGCGTCACCAAGTTTGGCCTGGAGCGGTTTGTCTACGGCTTCCTGGATTTGCTCAGCATCACCTTTGTGAGCCGGTTCCGGAAGCGGCCCATGCACTTCTTTGGGACGGTGGGCATGCTTTCGTTCTTAACGGGTATTCTGATTACGCTCTGGCTGGTGGGGGAGAAGGTGTACCTGGCATCCCAGAACCTGAAAGCCCGCGACGTCACGGATCAGCCTCTGTTTTTTCTGGCTCTGGCCGCCGTTATTGTCGGCGTGCAGGTGTTTGTGGGTGGGTTTCTGGCCGAAATGGTGCAGCTAAACGGCCCCCGTAAGAACCAGTATCTGGTGCGGGATAAACTGAATCTGGAATAG
- a CDS encoding polyprenol monophosphomannose synthase, whose protein sequence is MNDSLVIIPTYNERENAELIIRKVFSLPKPFDVLIIDDGSPDGTAQIVRDLQTEFPGRLFLEERAGKQGLGTAYLHGFKWGLSRGYAYLFEMDADFSHNPEDLIRLYEACAQEGQDMAIGSRYIHGVNVVNWPMNRVLMSWFASAYVRFITGMPIMDATAGFKCYTAQVLRVIPLDRIRFIGYAFQIEMKWLAYKYGFRIQEVPIIFTDRTRGASKMSKGIFKEALLGVIQMKVSSWFRRFDRYPAPALPVSATAATSAPETR, encoded by the coding sequence ATGAACGACTCGCTCGTTATCATACCGACCTACAACGAGCGGGAAAACGCTGAGCTCATTATTCGCAAAGTGTTTTCGTTGCCCAAGCCATTCGATGTCCTCATCATCGATGATGGCTCGCCCGATGGCACCGCTCAGATTGTGCGCGACCTGCAGACCGAGTTTCCCGGACGTTTGTTTCTGGAGGAGCGCGCCGGCAAGCAGGGCCTGGGCACGGCGTATCTGCACGGTTTTAAATGGGGGCTTAGCCGCGGCTATGCCTACCTGTTTGAGATGGACGCCGACTTCTCGCATAACCCCGAAGACCTGATCCGCCTGTATGAGGCCTGCGCCCAGGAGGGCCAGGATATGGCCATTGGCTCCCGCTACATTCACGGCGTGAACGTGGTAAACTGGCCCATGAACCGGGTGCTTATGTCCTGGTTTGCCTCGGCCTACGTGCGCTTTATTACGGGCATGCCTATTATGGATGCCACGGCCGGCTTCAAGTGCTACACGGCGCAGGTGCTGCGGGTTATTCCGCTGGATCGGATCCGGTTTATCGGCTATGCCTTCCAGATTGAAATGAAGTGGCTGGCCTACAAATATGGCTTCCGCATTCAGGAAGTGCCCATTATCTTCACCGACCGTACCCGGGGCGCGTCTAAAATGAGCAAGGGTATCTTTAAGGAAGCTTTGCTGGGGGTAATTCAAATGAAGGTGAGCAGCTGGTTCCGCCGCTTCGACCGTTACCCCGCGCCCGCCCTCCCCGTTTCGGCTACGGCCGCAACCTCCGCGCCCGAAACACGGTAG
- a CDS encoding D-glycero-alpha-D-manno-heptose-1,7-bisphosphate 7-phosphatase: MNEMKTSPITLNKAVFLDRDGVLNAEIGHYVWRPEEFVVLAGVPEALARLKAAGYYLVVVTNQAGIAKGLYTAADVHACHQKLQDACGHLIDAFYFAPGHPSVSESLMRKPDSLMLEKAMARFQLDPDQCWMVGDRLRDIEAGARVGVAGILINDTEQVEYTRAAPNLLAATDLILAQ, translated from the coding sequence ATGAATGAGATGAAAACTTCGCCTATTACCCTTAACAAAGCCGTGTTCCTGGACCGCGACGGAGTCCTGAATGCCGAAATAGGCCACTACGTATGGCGCCCGGAAGAATTTGTGGTGCTGGCAGGGGTACCTGAGGCCCTGGCGCGGCTGAAAGCGGCGGGCTACTATTTAGTAGTAGTTACCAACCAGGCTGGTATTGCGAAGGGCCTGTACACGGCCGCTGATGTACATGCCTGCCATCAGAAGCTGCAGGACGCCTGCGGCCACCTGATAGATGCTTTTTACTTTGCCCCGGGGCACCCATCAGTTTCGGAATCGTTGATGCGAAAGCCGGATTCTCTGATGCTGGAGAAGGCTATGGCCCGGTTTCAGCTGGACCCTGACCAGTGCTGGATGGTAGGAGACAGGCTGCGTGATATAGAAGCCGGCGCCCGCGTGGGAGTGGCGGGTATTCTGATTAACGACACCGAGCAGGTAGAATACACCCGCGCCGCGCCCAACTTATTAGCTGCTACTGACCTGATTCTGGCCCAATAG
- a CDS encoding glycosyltransferase family 9 protein, with product MPELNGITVHPDCRHFRGDIPCRPNKEHGYQCGSCPVYAPVLQRILIIKLGAIGDVIRTTPLLRRLRQEYPAAKITWLTLTPAILPQGEIDEVLKLELTSVLHLQAREFDILFNLDKDKEACALHDSIRATQKFGYTLHPNGVAWPGNTLANHKFLTGVFDELSQQNQKPYVQEIFELCGYEFRGEEYVFDNHQDKGYDWSALPTGKPRIGLNTGCGDRWTTRLWSDEKWVTLITHLQQAGYAPVLLGALPKMRATGAYRLLPALLTWAHSHWSSSSTSCNRWTSL from the coding sequence ATGCCCGAGCTTAACGGCATCACCGTTCATCCCGACTGCCGCCATTTTCGCGGTGATATTCCCTGCCGCCCGAATAAAGAACACGGCTATCAGTGCGGCAGCTGCCCCGTGTACGCGCCCGTGCTGCAGCGCATTCTGATTATCAAGCTGGGGGCCATTGGGGACGTTATCCGGACCACGCCCCTGCTGCGGCGGCTGCGGCAGGAATATCCGGCGGCCAAAATCACTTGGCTCACGCTCACGCCGGCCATTCTGCCCCAGGGAGAAATTGATGAGGTGCTGAAGCTGGAGCTGACCTCCGTCCTGCATCTGCAGGCGCGGGAGTTTGATATTCTATTTAACCTCGACAAAGACAAAGAGGCCTGCGCCCTGCACGACTCTATCCGAGCTACACAGAAATTTGGGTACACGCTGCACCCTAATGGCGTGGCCTGGCCCGGCAATACGCTGGCCAACCATAAGTTCCTCACCGGCGTGTTTGATGAGCTCAGCCAACAGAATCAGAAGCCCTACGTGCAGGAGATTTTTGAGCTGTGCGGCTACGAATTCCGGGGCGAAGAATATGTATTCGACAACCACCAGGACAAAGGCTACGATTGGTCGGCGCTGCCCACGGGCAAGCCCCGCATCGGCCTGAACACCGGCTGCGGCGACCGGTGGACCACGCGCCTGTGGTCAGATGAGAAATGGGTGACGCTGATAACCCACTTGCAGCAGGCTGGCTACGCCCCGGTGCTGCTGGGGGCACTGCCGAAGATGCGCGCAACCGGCGCTTACAGGCTACTACCGGCGCTACTTACATGGGCACATTCCCACTGGAGCAGTTCATCAACCTCATGCAACAGATGGACCTCATTGTAA
- the hemG gene encoding protoporphyrinogen oxidase, with protein sequence MRIAILGGGITGLTTAYYLHRAGISFDLFEANDDPGGTMRTRREGPYLVELGPNSLLLSPELEQLLQDLNLTSQIQEPAATSANRYVLRGGRYRKLPGSPQGLLLSGFFSLKAKLAILQELFRPAGPINLRETIAVFFRRRFNQEIVDYAVNPFVSGIYAGDPDQLLLQATFPRLAELEQQYGSVLRGLAKTGTGQRRRTISLRNGLNTLTNALAAQLAGHLFLHQPVREITRDADGRFHVDTPSGAFSDRAYDRVIIALPTAVTADILANLFPTEAAAIRPVYYPTMCAVHTAYRRADVQHPLQGFGALHPKIEGAYAAGSIWSSSLFPDRCPADEVLFTTFVGGALSQEAAHEPETEMLLKVHQEMRRLYGIRAERPQWQRRFVWERAIPQFDERILPAREAAARLATFGVEVVSNWQAGVSVPDCIRYARQTAEKISAGKTR encoded by the coding sequence ATGCGCATCGCAATCCTGGGTGGCGGTATCACCGGCCTCACCACTGCCTACTACCTGCACCGGGCAGGCATTTCGTTTGATTTGTTTGAGGCCAATGACGACCCGGGCGGTACTATGCGCACCCGCCGCGAAGGCCCTTATCTGGTAGAGCTGGGGCCTAACTCCCTGCTGCTCTCCCCCGAGCTGGAGCAGCTACTACAGGACCTTAACCTCACCTCCCAAATACAGGAACCGGCCGCCACCAGCGCCAACCGCTACGTGCTGCGCGGCGGGCGCTACCGTAAGCTGCCCGGCTCACCCCAGGGGTTGCTGCTGTCTGGTTTTTTCAGCCTGAAAGCCAAACTGGCAATTTTGCAGGAGCTGTTCCGGCCGGCGGGCCCCATAAACCTCCGGGAGACGATTGCCGTCTTTTTTCGCCGCCGCTTCAATCAGGAAATCGTTGATTACGCCGTTAATCCATTTGTATCAGGCATTTATGCCGGCGACCCGGACCAGCTTCTCCTCCAGGCTACCTTTCCCAGGCTGGCCGAGCTGGAGCAGCAGTATGGCTCCGTGCTGCGCGGCCTGGCCAAAACCGGCACCGGCCAGCGCCGCCGTACCATTTCGCTCCGCAATGGCCTGAATACTCTCACCAATGCTCTGGCGGCCCAGCTGGCCGGCCATCTGTTCCTGCACCAGCCCGTGCGGGAAATCACCCGCGACGCCGACGGCCGCTTCCACGTGGACACGCCCAGCGGCGCCTTCTCCGACCGCGCCTACGACCGGGTGATAATAGCCCTGCCCACGGCCGTTACGGCGGATATTCTGGCAAATCTGTTTCCCACGGAGGCGGCGGCCATTCGCCCGGTTTATTACCCCACCATGTGTGCCGTGCATACTGCTTACCGCCGGGCCGATGTGCAGCATCCGCTGCAAGGGTTTGGGGCCCTGCATCCCAAAATAGAGGGCGCCTACGCAGCCGGCAGCATCTGGAGCAGTTCCCTCTTCCCGGACCGCTGCCCCGCCGACGAGGTGTTGTTTACCACGTTTGTGGGCGGAGCTCTTTCCCAGGAAGCGGCCCACGAGCCGGAAACCGAGATGCTGCTGAAAGTACACCAGGAAATGCGCCGGCTATACGGCATCCGGGCCGAGCGGCCCCAGTGGCAGCGGCGCTTTGTGTGGGAACGGGCTATTCCGCAGTTTGATGAGCGCATCCTGCCAGCCCGCGAAGCTGCGGCCCGGCTGGCAACATTTGGGGTAGAGGTGGTGTCTAATTGGCAGGCGGGGGTATCCGTGCCCGACTGCATCCGCTACGCCCGCCAAACCGCCGAAAAGATTTCGGCGGGCAAAACCCGCTGA
- a CDS encoding TerC family protein, with amino-acid sequence MENTPLFWVAFVAFVLAMLLLDLLVFNRKAHVVKMREALGWSAFWILLSLSFNYLVLRTMGKQPALEFLTGYLIEKSLSVDNLFVFLLIFSYFRVPQEYQHKILFWGIIGALVLRAVFILAGAALLAKFHFLLYVLGAFLVYTGVKMATSAGEPEIDPDANPVVKFLSRHLPITSKLEGGKFFVRKEKLLFATPLFVVLVMVETTDVVFAADSIPAILAVSRDTFIVFTSNVFALLGLRALYFALEGLMRLFHYLHYGLSLILIFIGVKLLISELYELPMAISLGVVGFILLMSVVLSLLLPKAKEELQLPTADDSADDSSL; translated from the coding sequence ATGGAAAATACTCCCCTGTTTTGGGTTGCCTTTGTTGCCTTTGTGCTGGCAATGCTCTTGCTCGATCTGCTCGTGTTCAACCGCAAGGCCCACGTAGTAAAAATGCGCGAGGCCCTGGGCTGGAGTGCCTTCTGGATCCTGCTGTCCCTGTCGTTCAACTACCTGGTGCTGCGCACCATGGGCAAGCAGCCGGCCCTGGAGTTTCTCACCGGCTACCTCATTGAAAAGTCGCTGAGCGTCGACAACCTTTTCGTTTTTTTACTCATTTTCAGCTACTTCCGGGTACCGCAGGAATACCAGCACAAAATCCTGTTCTGGGGTATTATTGGGGCGCTGGTGCTGCGGGCCGTCTTTATTCTGGCCGGGGCGGCCCTGCTGGCCAAGTTCCACTTTCTGCTGTATGTGCTGGGGGCTTTTCTGGTCTACACCGGCGTTAAAATGGCCACCTCGGCCGGGGAGCCGGAAATTGACCCCGATGCTAACCCGGTAGTGAAATTTCTCAGCCGCCACCTGCCCATTACCAGCAAGCTGGAGGGCGGCAAGTTTTTCGTGCGCAAGGAAAAGCTGCTGTTCGCCACGCCTCTGTTTGTGGTGCTGGTGATGGTAGAAACTACCGACGTAGTTTTTGCGGCCGATTCCATTCCGGCTATCCTGGCCGTCTCGCGCGACACGTTCATTGTGTTTACCTCTAACGTGTTTGCCCTGCTGGGCCTGCGGGCACTTTATTTTGCGCTGGAAGGCCTCATGCGTCTGTTCCACTACCTGCACTATGGCCTGTCACTAATCCTCATTTTTATCGGGGTGAAGCTGTTGATATCGGAGCTCTACGAGTTGCCCATGGCCATTTCTCTCGGGGTGGTGGGCTTTATTTTATTGATGTCGGTGGTGCTGTCGCTATTGCTGCCCAAGGCCAAGGAAGAATTGCAGCTACCTACGGCCGATGACTCGGCGGATGATTCCAGCCTGTAA
- a CDS encoding glycosyltransferase family 9 protein gives MGTFPLEQFINLMQQMDLIVTQVTMAMHISIALQKPTVLMNNIFNPYEFDLYGRGQLVQPDRKCVCFYRGTCKLGTSCMEDLPADKVFEAVRASLPAGKAIS, from the coding sequence ATGGGCACATTCCCACTGGAGCAGTTCATCAACCTCATGCAACAGATGGACCTCATTGTAACGCAGGTGACCATGGCCATGCACATCAGCATAGCCCTGCAGAAGCCTACGGTGCTCATGAACAACATCTTCAACCCCTACGAATTCGACCTCTATGGCCGCGGCCAGCTGGTGCAGCCTGACCGCAAGTGCGTCTGTTTCTACCGGGGAACGTGTAAGCTGGGCACCAGCTGCATGGAGGACTTACCGGCGGACAAGGTGTTTGAAGCGGTGAGGGCGAGCTTGCCGGCCGGAAAAGCCATCAGCTGA